A genome region from Pseudomonas sp. S06B 330 includes the following:
- a CDS encoding transporter substrate-binding domain-containing protein — protein MSALPIFNRLRRILLLACLGLFSSLVWAKDATFQQLNINSRMTIGSTEIELEGSDWHWLRQKQRLVLGVSASRFPPYDNLYSNQDYEGITADYFALAGRLLNIELQVVTVPDRATGLALLASGKIDLLGSSNSFERRDPSVVLSKPYVKDRPALFRRQGEMRSFPKDLNGLTIVTPVDYIQLAELQSRFPTAHIKPMKSHLEAMAELAFGRADLYLGDNLSAFNMINQSFYNEVRFERLLDLDTAGFSFAINKSNPRLRRIIDRVIDTLGEDRQQAIVKLWTGGDVALAEGKLALTPQEKRWIDRHPKVRLVINDDLAPIAYYNTDGNFSGIVADLLVMISMRTGLQFEVQRSASFTNIMKALKNKQADLGILTASPDREAFLRFSRPFGVTTFSLVTSAKSSNAAVDLASLQGKRLAIAEGHVLFNKIAEEFPQIRLVSTSTSIDALSLVNDGEADAALMSLSVARYYVARLYEQELKVANIIDNGQASGSFAMSRSETELQSILDKALQSIPPDQLSEVSNRWRANASMSGQNWRDYRGVIAAIVAGAMLIALMALGLIFLLRRQIIKRAASEQTLRAQLTLMQTLTDGMPHPVYVRDREGRMLSCNHSYLQATGLSLDQVLGQTVEQIIDSYSASIPDLHGSYLIAMDEDRVISGSCVVELSGKTLWIEHWIQPFHDSSGAVNGVNCGWLDITEHRRMMDELETAKNIADEASRTKTTFLASMSHEIRTPMNAVIGILELVLKRSEQGTFDQASIEIAYSSAKSLLGLIGDILDIARIESGRLSLSPKRANLRELMESVVLVFESLSLQKGLDLQLDIDSSTHCDVWIDPLRFKQVLSNLLSNAIKFTDEGSVKVNLRGEIIEQGRINVYLQIEDTGIGISAEDQKKLFKPFSQAADGVHKGQEGAGLGLLISRSLCELMGGRLAMTSTRGKGTLVQVELLVNVLEPVETHPIDSVKPLSEIRQCWRVLVVDDHAINREILRQQMNFLGHVVTEADNGSVALDKWRKGDFDVVLTDCHMPLLSGPELAIAIRQEESEQQRPACVIVGLTADAQPEELERSIQAGMNDCLIKPVGLDQLAERITSIYRVVRQNADAQPISMSLPALYFDQTVLFDLAPLVELTNGDPTLIKHLVDQLLASNRKDLEELIQMVEDQDRAGLSELGHRLKGAARVVTANRLITCCSHLEQVCTRQDQPYEVLLEVSDSVEQAIFELEQALANLPSD, from the coding sequence TTGTCTGCTTTGCCTATTTTCAATCGCTTACGGCGAATTTTGCTCCTGGCTTGCCTTGGGCTGTTTAGCAGCCTCGTTTGGGCCAAAGACGCTACATTCCAGCAGCTCAACATCAACAGTCGAATGACTATCGGTTCAACTGAAATAGAGCTAGAGGGAAGTGACTGGCATTGGCTGCGGCAAAAACAGCGATTGGTGTTAGGGGTGTCGGCATCGCGCTTTCCGCCCTATGACAACCTCTATAGCAACCAGGACTACGAAGGTATCACCGCCGACTACTTCGCCTTGGCCGGCCGACTGCTGAATATCGAGTTGCAAGTAGTCACTGTACCTGACAGGGCCACCGGGCTCGCACTCCTGGCCTCGGGAAAGATAGACCTGCTAGGCAGCTCAAACAGCTTTGAACGGCGCGATCCGTCGGTGGTACTCAGTAAACCTTATGTTAAGGATCGGCCGGCACTGTTCAGGCGCCAAGGCGAAATGCGTAGTTTCCCCAAAGACTTGAATGGATTGACGATCGTCACGCCCGTTGACTACATTCAACTGGCCGAGTTACAGAGTCGTTTCCCTACGGCACACATAAAGCCGATGAAGTCGCACCTGGAGGCCATGGCTGAGCTGGCGTTTGGCAGGGCTGACCTGTATCTAGGTGATAACCTCTCTGCATTCAATATGATCAACCAGAGCTTCTACAATGAAGTGCGTTTCGAGCGCTTGCTCGACCTGGATACTGCTGGTTTCAGCTTTGCCATCAATAAAAGTAATCCGCGCTTGCGGCGTATCATCGATCGGGTGATTGATACGCTGGGAGAGGACCGGCAACAAGCCATCGTCAAACTCTGGACCGGCGGTGATGTCGCTCTGGCAGAAGGTAAGCTGGCACTGACTCCTCAGGAAAAGCGCTGGATCGATCGCCATCCGAAAGTGCGCCTGGTGATCAACGACGATCTGGCGCCCATCGCTTACTACAACACCGATGGCAACTTCAGCGGCATCGTCGCCGATTTGCTGGTGATGATTTCCATGCGCACCGGCCTGCAATTTGAGGTGCAACGCAGCGCCAGTTTCACCAACATCATGAAGGCCCTCAAGAATAAGCAGGCAGACCTGGGAATTTTGACTGCCAGCCCTGATCGGGAGGCGTTCCTACGCTTTAGCCGCCCATTTGGCGTGACCACGTTCTCGCTGGTGACAAGCGCCAAATCCTCCAATGCTGCCGTCGATCTCGCGAGCCTGCAAGGCAAACGTTTGGCAATTGCCGAGGGGCATGTGCTGTTCAACAAGATCGCTGAGGAATTTCCACAGATCCGATTAGTCTCTACTTCCACTTCGATCGACGCACTGAGCCTGGTCAACGATGGTGAGGCCGATGCGGCACTCATGTCTTTGAGTGTTGCACGCTACTACGTGGCGCGGCTCTATGAGCAAGAGCTCAAAGTTGCCAATATCATTGATAACGGTCAGGCAAGCGGTTCCTTTGCCATGAGCCGCAGCGAAACCGAACTGCAGTCCATATTGGACAAGGCTTTGCAGAGTATTCCACCAGACCAATTGAGCGAAGTGTCCAATCGCTGGCGAGCCAACGCCTCTATGAGCGGGCAGAACTGGCGAGACTATCGGGGAGTAATCGCCGCCATCGTAGCCGGCGCCATGTTGATAGCATTGATGGCGTTGGGTTTGATCTTTCTATTACGTCGTCAGATCATCAAACGTGCCGCCAGCGAACAGACATTACGTGCACAGCTGACACTCATGCAGACCTTGACCGACGGCATGCCGCACCCGGTGTATGTGCGCGACCGTGAAGGTCGTATGCTGTCGTGCAACCACAGCTATTTGCAGGCGACAGGGCTGTCCCTGGACCAGGTGCTGGGACAGACTGTCGAGCAGATCATTGATAGCTATAGTGCCTCGATCCCCGATCTACACGGTAGTTACTTGATAGCTATGGATGAAGATCGCGTCATCAGCGGTTCATGTGTCGTTGAACTTAGCGGGAAAACGCTGTGGATCGAGCACTGGATTCAACCCTTCCATGATAGCTCTGGAGCGGTTAATGGCGTGAACTGTGGCTGGCTGGACATTACAGAACATCGCCGGATGATGGATGAGCTGGAAACCGCGAAGAATATCGCTGATGAAGCCAGCCGCACCAAAACTACCTTTTTGGCTTCGATGAGTCATGAAATTCGTACACCAATGAACGCGGTGATCGGAATTCTTGAGCTGGTACTCAAACGAAGTGAGCAAGGCACCTTTGATCAGGCCAGCATCGAGATTGCGTACTCATCGGCCAAGAGCCTGTTGGGGTTGATCGGTGACATTCTCGACATCGCCCGCATCGAGTCCGGACGCTTGAGCTTGTCACCAAAGCGGGCCAACCTTCGAGAGTTGATGGAATCGGTGGTGCTGGTGTTCGAAAGCCTGTCCTTACAGAAGGGCTTGGATTTACAACTGGATATCGACTCCAGCACCCACTGCGATGTCTGGATTGATCCGCTGCGCTTCAAACAGGTGTTGTCCAACCTCCTGAGCAACGCCATCAAGTTCACCGACGAAGGCAGTGTCAAAGTAAACCTCAGAGGTGAAATCATCGAGCAGGGGCGCATCAATGTGTACCTACAGATCGAAGACACCGGCATCGGCATATCGGCCGAAGATCAAAAAAAGCTGTTCAAGCCATTTTCCCAGGCTGCCGACGGTGTCCACAAAGGTCAGGAGGGTGCCGGTCTAGGACTGTTGATCAGCCGTTCTCTGTGTGAACTCATGGGAGGTCGCCTGGCCATGACCAGTACCCGTGGCAAAGGTACGCTTGTTCAAGTCGAACTGCTGGTCAACGTCCTTGAGCCAGTCGAGACTCATCCGATAGATAGCGTCAAACCACTATCAGAAATCAGGCAGTGCTGGAGGGTGCTAGTAGTAGATGATCACGCTATCAACCGGGAAATCCTACGCCAGCAGATGAACTTCCTTGGGCACGTAGTGACGGAGGCCGACAATGGCTCGGTGGCTTTGGACAAGTGGCGTAAGGGCGACTTTGATGTAGTGCTGACCGACTGTCACATGCCTCTGTTGAGCGGCCCGGAACTGGCCATAGCGATACGTCAGGAAGAGAGTGAACAACAACGCCCAGCCTGCGTGATTGTCGGTCTCACCGCCGATGCTCAGCCCGAAGAACTAGAGCGTAGTATTCAGGCCGGTATGAACGATTGCTTGATCAAGCCAGTAGGGCTGGATCAACTCGCGGAACGCATCACCAGCATTTACCGAGTGGTTCGGCAAAACGCTGATGCCCAACCGATCAGTATGTCGTTGCCTGCGTTGTACTTTGATCAGACTGTACTGTTTGATCTTGCGCCATTGGTGGAACTCACTAACGGCGACCCCACGTTGATCAAGCATCTTGTCGACCAGCTGTTGGCCAGCAATCGCAAGGACTTGGAGGAATTGATCCAGATGGTTGAGGATCAGGACCGCGCTGGTTTGTCGGAACTTGGACACAGGTTAAAAGGCGCTGCTCGAGTGGTGACCGCCAACCGGTTGATCACCTGCTGCTCACACTTGGAGCAGGTCTGCACTCGCCAAGATCAGCCTTACGAGGTTCTGTTGGAAGTAAGTGATTCAGTTGAACAGGCGATCTTTGAACTGGAACAAGCGTTGGCAAACCTCCCCTCAGATTGA
- a CDS encoding MrpH family fimbial adhesin — protein MKYIPFLVFLIFSAPAAGSLYIEKVPGTQSYGMFGDMDNIFVTEPAKSHVPSTMTVEWPSKNGIWIIFAFVGRVSQAPIYLGPSLTPTDNASAVLSELANSKLAGGVIMPLVTSESMKSIIFMVCDYKTNNQFMTCKMATTLAGEITLPPPEEETSSCSILGSIELHHGNLTLETVAYDSAQALAYVTCNKSTKVSLSIEGMVPLKGVTGLYSQLTVGDAPFGAAYSFTADISYTPVTVKSVLRTVGTVTPGDFNGSARMELTFP, from the coding sequence ATGAAATATATACCATTTTTAGTGTTTTTGATATTTTCCGCTCCGGCTGCAGGATCGCTTTATATAGAAAAAGTCCCTGGTACACAATCCTATGGCATGTTTGGTGACATGGATAACATTTTCGTGACGGAACCGGCAAAAAGCCACGTCCCATCAACCATGACGGTCGAGTGGCCTTCAAAAAATGGTATCTGGATCATTTTCGCGTTTGTGGGAAGGGTGTCGCAGGCACCCATCTATTTAGGCCCAAGTTTAACGCCTACTGATAATGCGTCTGCTGTGTTAAGTGAACTGGCTAACAGCAAGCTTGCCGGCGGCGTCATTATGCCACTCGTGACCTCAGAGTCGATGAAAAGTATTATTTTCATGGTCTGCGACTATAAAACCAATAATCAATTTATGACCTGCAAAATGGCCACTACCTTGGCGGGAGAAATCACACTGCCACCGCCAGAGGAAGAAACATCAAGCTGCAGTATCCTCGGTTCCATTGAATTGCATCACGGCAACCTGACGCTAGAGACAGTTGCTTACGATAGTGCCCAAGCCTTGGCCTATGTTACCTGTAACAAGAGCACCAAAGTGAGCCTGTCGATTGAAGGGATGGTGCCGCTCAAAGGCGTAACCGGCTTATATTCACAGTTAACTGTAGGTGATGCGCCCTTCGGTGCAGCTTACAGCTTCACCGCTGACATTTCTTATACCCCGGTAACCGTTAAATCGGTACTCAGAACTGTCGGTACTGTGACCCCTGGTGACTTCAACGGAAGTGCCAGGATGGAACTGACATTTCCTTGA
- a CDS encoding fimbria/pilus periplasmic chaperone, translating into MLINTQFFKYLAVAGCLIAPGLAPQAAISLDRTRVIFNGENKSLSLSIRNDNKELPFLAQSWIENDQQKKVTGPLIVLPPLQRLEPTSGGQVKILKSAEVEQLPKDRETLFYFNLREVPPRAETSNTMQIALQTKVKLFYRPANIAPERGDIWQERLTVKKNGRGFTLENPTPYYITINEIVDASNLRGETDFSPVMLAPFSTLEVVPDGKVTQPVLTYINDFGGYHQLKYRCDTSTCQLNKEAQKS; encoded by the coding sequence ATGCTGATCAATACGCAGTTCTTCAAATACCTGGCAGTTGCCGGATGTTTAATCGCCCCCGGGCTCGCGCCTCAGGCAGCGATTTCGCTGGACCGTACTCGGGTCATTTTCAACGGCGAAAACAAATCGTTGAGTCTCAGTATCCGTAACGACAACAAAGAGCTGCCGTTTCTGGCTCAGTCGTGGATCGAGAACGACCAGCAAAAAAAAGTAACCGGGCCGCTCATCGTTTTACCGCCTTTGCAACGGCTGGAACCGACCTCCGGTGGGCAGGTAAAAATATTGAAGTCCGCTGAAGTCGAGCAGTTGCCAAAAGACCGCGAAACCCTCTTTTACTTCAACCTGCGTGAAGTTCCCCCGCGCGCGGAAACCAGCAACACCATGCAAATCGCGCTACAAACAAAAGTCAAACTCTTCTATCGCCCGGCTAACATCGCCCCGGAACGAGGTGATATCTGGCAGGAGCGCTTGACGGTGAAGAAAAACGGTCGTGGTTTCACTCTTGAGAACCCGACGCCCTACTACATCACCATCAACGAGATCGTCGATGCCTCGAACCTCCGTGGCGAGACAGACTTCAGTCCGGTCATGCTTGCGCCCTTCTCCACTCTAGAGGTTGTTCCCGACGGCAAGGTCACTCAGCCGGTTTTGACCTACATCAATGACTTTGGCGGCTATCACCAACTCAAATACCGCTGTGACACCAGCACCTGCCAGTTAAACAAGGAAGCACAGAAGTCCTGA
- a CDS encoding fimbrial protein, producing MKFHKTPLAMLAALVLASGAAYAEDTVTPPAAASAVGGSGKVNFVGSIIDAPCSLDAESKDQTVRMDEISNKTLADQGESSMQSFNIELKQCDISKLKKVKVTFGGDADLTDPTLLGIAGSAKGAGIALTNGSGAQVKLGEASAARTLLEGNNTLAFGAFLRGTTAKDVAVTPGEFTATANFMLAYE from the coding sequence ATGAAATTCCATAAAACTCCTCTGGCAATGTTGGCTGCTTTGGTACTGGCTAGCGGCGCCGCTTATGCTGAAGACACTGTAACTCCGCCCGCAGCAGCTTCTGCAGTCGGTGGTAGTGGCAAAGTCAACTTTGTCGGTAGCATTATCGACGCGCCATGCTCGCTGGATGCAGAAAGCAAGGACCAGACTGTTCGCATGGATGAAATCTCCAACAAAACGCTGGCAGACCAAGGCGAATCGTCGATGCAGAGCTTCAACATTGAGCTCAAGCAGTGCGATATCAGCAAACTGAAGAAGGTCAAGGTCACCTTCGGTGGCGACGCCGACCTGACCGACCCGACTCTTCTGGGTATCGCCGGTTCGGCAAAAGGCGCAGGCATTGCTCTGACCAACGGTTCCGGTGCTCAAGTCAAGCTGGGTGAAGCGTCTGCAGCCCGTACCCTGCTGGAAGGCAACAACACCCTGGCATTCGGCGCCTTCCTGCGTGGTACCACCGCTAAAGACGTAGCGGTTACCCCAGGCGAATTCACCGCCACTGCCAACTTCATGCTGGCTTACGAATAA
- a CDS encoding ferredoxin reductase family protein produces the protein MKTSHCIIGVLLITTLTILIDIPSDTWLTSATLSLVLGASALAYMAVSCLLASRWRVVENLFGGLDRTYEAHKWLGIWALVFATYHFVFKANLDVWNSAAILELPRYWTRLVRQLSYVALGLIVLLALNRNIPYSLWRWWHKLSGPLFVIVILHWLSFKSPITLLSPSGIWLALLCGLGLVAALYKLVLYPFVARAGEYRVAAVIRENDALHLTLEPLQKGFDFKAGQFAFLAMEQKGLREPHPFTIASAKGPNGQIAFMIRELGDYTKALSKCAKVGMRATLYGPYGRFKRPHQAEREIWIGAGVGISPFISWLQDPEAKDFEKATLVYCFKPSRAFPPAEELQAMAKKRGAEFVTNVGGIEPMAETLRQAVAERNPDNVHVSFCGPKALLAKVRELMDMNRIPQANLHVELFDFR, from the coding sequence TTGAAAACCTCGCATTGCATAATCGGCGTTTTGCTGATTACGACATTAACCATTCTGATCGATATACCTTCCGATACGTGGCTGACATCGGCAACGCTTAGCCTGGTACTCGGGGCCAGCGCTTTGGCCTACATGGCGGTTTCCTGCTTGTTGGCCAGTCGTTGGCGTGTAGTTGAGAACCTGTTTGGCGGCTTGGACCGCACCTATGAGGCGCACAAGTGGCTCGGCATATGGGCTCTTGTGTTTGCCACCTATCACTTTGTATTCAAGGCAAATCTGGACGTTTGGAACAGCGCGGCCATTCTGGAACTGCCCAGGTACTGGACGCGACTGGTACGCCAGTTGAGTTATGTCGCCTTGGGCTTGATAGTGCTACTGGCGCTGAACCGCAATATTCCCTACAGCCTGTGGCGCTGGTGGCACAAGCTTTCTGGCCCTCTGTTTGTGATCGTGATCTTGCATTGGCTCAGTTTCAAATCGCCGATCACCCTGCTCAGCCCTTCGGGTATTTGGCTGGCACTATTGTGCGGACTAGGCCTGGTCGCCGCTCTTTACAAACTGGTGCTTTATCCATTCGTTGCCCGTGCGGGTGAGTACCGGGTGGCCGCCGTAATCAGAGAAAATGATGCACTACATTTAACCTTGGAACCGCTCCAGAAAGGCTTTGATTTCAAAGCCGGACAGTTTGCGTTTTTGGCAATGGAGCAAAAGGGCCTGCGCGAGCCCCACCCCTTCACCATCGCTAGTGCTAAGGGGCCTAATGGGCAGATTGCGTTCATGATCAGAGAGCTGGGGGATTACACCAAAGCGCTGAGCAAGTGCGCAAAAGTTGGAATGCGCGCCACACTGTACGGCCCTTACGGCCGCTTTAAACGTCCCCATCAGGCTGAGCGGGAAATCTGGATCGGCGCAGGTGTTGGTATTTCACCGTTCATTTCCTGGTTGCAAGACCCAGAAGCTAAAGACTTCGAAAAAGCGACCTTGGTCTATTGCTTCAAGCCCTCACGTGCCTTCCCTCCGGCCGAGGAGTTGCAAGCCATGGCCAAGAAGCGTGGGGCAGAATTCGTTACTAATGTCGGTGGCATCGAACCGATGGCCGAGACCTTGCGCCAGGCGGTAGCTGAACGCAATCCAGACAATGTCCACGTAAGTTTTTGCGGCCCTAAAGCCTTACTGGCCAAGGTCCGGGAATTGATGGATATGAACCGGATTCCGCAGGCTAATCTGCACGTCGAACTCTTCGATTTTCGTTAA
- a CDS encoding fimbria/pilus outer membrane usher protein encodes MTAGKITLSLGVLISSLALPLTSLAVDFNLDVMDVDERGSIDLSRFKTANYVMPGEYLMGIQVNDRKLAERSLHFYATDPDATTTRVCVPMSQAPSLGLKEDILKKLASWHGEDNCADLESIQGLRLTPDMEHSVLRLSVPQAWMEYRDPNWSPISEWDEGIPGFILDYNLNSSLSQYSSSGTTRQISGNGTMGFNAGAWRLRGDFQGSSSQSRAYKSQDFSWSSFYAYRPLPRQGAKLMVGEVNLNSKLFDSFRYQGINLATDDQMLPPSLRGYAPEVVGVAKGNARVTVRQDDRVLYETTVPPGPFRIRDINSAVSGKLDIEISEDDGSTQSYQTETANVPYLSRPGYFRYNMTVGRPSSYDREDTGPTFAAGEMSWGMNSDWSLFGGSLLTQDYTAVAGGIGRNLHEFGVVSVDVTHTNAEVPERGELRGSSLRLNYAKRFDEYDSELNFAGYRFSQRQFMTMDDFLNARNNDGVQRNSKTAYTLLASKSFRDLGFSTHVSYTHENYWDQSSSENVSAYLSRYFDVGRFKGLSMTLSLNRTRNNWESDNSLSLSLTLPFGDGQRIGYDAYASRGGVRHGASYSKYTPDHNYQIRGTTGLDGDGIQGYYSQHTAQADYSLNGSYRENGSQSVGLSVRGGATVTAKGAALHPPALNGGTRIMLDTDGVAGVPLQNGETRTNAMGVAVLPTFNSYYRTDVQIDLNRLPDDMDASKSVTEATLTEGAIGYRKLTVIQGKKAMVTLKLPDGSYPPFGASLLDASGREVAIVADSGFAYLTGINTNSEFQVVWGRNKRCNLNLPDNLQSEQRYTLLCQPQS; translated from the coding sequence ATGACTGCAGGCAAGATCACTCTTTCGCTGGGGGTACTGATCAGTTCACTGGCTTTGCCGCTGACGTCCTTGGCCGTCGACTTCAACCTCGACGTCATGGATGTGGACGAGCGCGGCAGCATCGACCTCAGCCGTTTCAAAACGGCGAACTACGTCATGCCCGGCGAGTACCTGATGGGTATTCAGGTCAATGATCGAAAACTCGCGGAACGCAGCCTGCATTTCTATGCCACAGACCCGGACGCTACTACTACCCGGGTTTGCGTGCCCATGTCCCAGGCACCCAGCCTGGGCCTGAAAGAAGACATTCTGAAAAAGCTCGCCAGCTGGCATGGCGAGGACAACTGTGCGGATCTGGAAAGTATTCAAGGCTTGCGGCTAACGCCTGACATGGAGCACAGCGTGCTGCGCTTGAGTGTTCCACAGGCCTGGATGGAGTATCGCGATCCTAACTGGAGCCCGATCAGTGAATGGGATGAAGGCATCCCCGGTTTCATTCTGGACTACAACCTTAACTCCTCGTTAAGCCAGTACAGCAGCTCCGGCACCACCCGCCAGATCAGCGGTAACGGCACCATGGGCTTCAACGCGGGCGCATGGCGTCTGCGCGGCGACTTTCAGGGCAGCAGCTCGCAGTCCCGTGCCTATAAGAGTCAGGACTTTTCCTGGAGCAGCTTCTATGCCTATCGCCCCCTGCCACGGCAAGGGGCAAAGCTGATGGTTGGTGAAGTCAACCTGAACTCGAAACTGTTCGACTCCTTCCGCTACCAGGGCATCAACTTGGCCACCGACGATCAAATGCTGCCGCCGAGCCTGCGCGGCTATGCCCCGGAAGTCGTGGGCGTAGCCAAAGGTAACGCACGGGTTACGGTGCGCCAGGATGATCGCGTGCTCTATGAAACCACGGTGCCACCGGGGCCCTTTCGCATTCGCGACATTAATAGCGCGGTCAGCGGCAAGCTGGACATCGAGATCAGCGAGGATGATGGCAGCACCCAGAGCTACCAGACCGAAACGGCAAACGTCCCTTACCTGAGTCGGCCGGGATATTTTCGCTACAACATGACAGTGGGCCGGCCGTCCAGCTATGACCGGGAAGACACCGGACCGACCTTTGCCGCCGGCGAAATGTCCTGGGGCATGAACAGCGACTGGTCGCTGTTCGGTGGCAGCCTGCTGACCCAAGACTACACCGCGGTCGCTGGCGGTATTGGCCGCAACCTCCATGAGTTTGGCGTGGTGTCTGTGGACGTCACCCACACCAACGCAGAAGTCCCTGAGCGTGGTGAACTGCGCGGTAGCTCCCTGCGCCTGAACTATGCGAAGCGCTTTGATGAATACGACAGCGAACTCAACTTTGCCGGGTATCGCTTCTCCCAGCGTCAGTTCATGACCATGGATGACTTTCTCAACGCGCGTAATAACGATGGCGTCCAGCGCAACAGCAAAACCGCCTATACCCTACTGGCCAGCAAGTCGTTCCGCGACCTGGGCTTCAGCACCCACGTGTCCTACACCCATGAGAATTACTGGGATCAAAGCTCCAGCGAAAACGTGAGTGCTTACTTGAGCCGCTACTTCGATGTGGGTAGGTTCAAAGGCCTCTCCATGACCCTGTCTTTGAATCGGACCCGTAACAATTGGGAGTCCGACAATAGCCTGTCGCTGTCGTTGACCCTGCCCTTTGGTGACGGTCAACGTATCGGTTACGACGCCTACGCCAGCAGAGGTGGGGTGCGTCACGGCGCCAGCTACTCGAAATACACGCCAGATCACAACTACCAGATCCGCGGTACCACTGGGCTCGATGGTGACGGTATTCAGGGTTACTACAGCCAGCATACCGCTCAGGCCGACTACAGCCTCAACGGCAGTTACCGCGAGAACGGCAGCCAAAGTGTCGGCCTGTCCGTGCGCGGGGGGGCTACCGTCACGGCCAAAGGCGCGGCCTTGCACCCACCTGCGCTCAACGGCGGCACGCGGATCATGCTCGACACTGACGGTGTTGCCGGGGTGCCGCTGCAAAATGGTGAGACCCGCACCAACGCCATGGGGGTGGCGGTATTGCCAACCTTCAACAGCTATTACCGTACCGATGTTCAGATCGACCTGAATCGCCTGCCCGATGACATGGACGCGAGCAAATCGGTTACCGAAGCCACCTTGACTGAAGGCGCCATTGGTTATCGCAAGCTCACCGTGATTCAGGGCAAAAAGGCAATGGTTACCCTGAAATTGCCAGATGGCTCATACCCACCTTTCGGTGCCAGCCTGCTGGATGCATCCGGGCGTGAAGTCGCGATTGTCGCCGACAGTGGGTTCGCCTATCTCACCGGTATCAATACCAACTCCGAGTTCCAAGTGGTCTGGGGCCGCAACAAACGCTGCAACCTCAACCTGCCCGACAACCTGCAGTCGGAGCAGCGCTACACCCTGCTCTGCCAACCCCAATCCTGA
- a CDS encoding fimbrial protein, with translation MTPIVQLKHLVTPVIVLALGLASDRCLAGTDVAMANITGSITQPACKFNLGNSLDVKFTDVDVSKIATGQYSVPIDLNVTCGNEAASITLKLTGTPGYSPDVINTDVEGLGIKLTNMRLGTVWQANTSIKTTAANNNTILATLTALPGTQFTGGEFSASVSISANYD, from the coding sequence ATGACGCCGATAGTCCAACTAAAACATCTCGTTACGCCGGTTATTGTTCTAGCCTTGGGCCTGGCGTCCGACCGCTGTTTGGCAGGAACAGATGTTGCGATGGCGAACATCACCGGCAGCATTACCCAGCCTGCATGCAAATTCAACCTCGGTAATTCACTCGATGTGAAGTTCACCGATGTCGATGTCTCGAAAATCGCCACGGGTCAGTACAGCGTACCCATTGATCTAAACGTTACCTGTGGAAACGAGGCGGCCTCAATCACGTTGAAATTGACCGGCACGCCCGGTTATAGCCCGGACGTGATAAACACAGATGTTGAGGGGCTGGGGATCAAGCTAACCAATATGCGCCTGGGAACTGTCTGGCAAGCCAATACCAGCATCAAAACGACCGCTGCAAACAACAATACTATCCTTGCAACGCTGACAGCACTTCCAGGCACCCAGTTTACAGGGGGCGAGTTTTCAGCCAGCGTGAGTATTTCCGCAAATTACGACTAG
- a CDS encoding fimbrial protein translates to MKKILIGLGTLSALLLSGSDVIADEIRLNFSGNLIVPTCELTVDNPEQTVKFDDYSKKDLMLTGKSAAMPFFITVKTCASASKINIIFKGQEEALASGALAITGAASGIAISLETSADEPIKLNSDTLSFNISGGTQERLPFKAYVLKLPNRTIEAGSFSAVANFELSYP, encoded by the coding sequence ATGAAAAAAATACTCATAGGGCTAGGCACATTAAGTGCTCTGCTGCTGTCGGGCAGCGATGTCATCGCCGATGAAATACGCTTGAACTTTTCAGGAAATCTGATTGTGCCAACCTGCGAACTCACCGTGGATAACCCGGAGCAGACGGTAAAGTTTGATGACTACAGCAAGAAGGACTTGATGCTGACCGGCAAGAGCGCGGCAATGCCGTTTTTCATTACGGTAAAAACCTGCGCATCCGCCAGCAAGATCAATATCATCTTCAAAGGGCAGGAGGAAGCGCTGGCCAGCGGGGCATTAGCAATCACTGGTGCTGCTTCCGGAATCGCCATCAGTCTTGAAACATCGGCGGACGAGCCCATCAAACTTAACAGTGACACCCTTAGTTTCAACATTTCCGGGGGCACCCAGGAGCGGTTGCCCTTCAAGGCCTACGTGCTCAAGCTGCCGAATAGAACCATCGAGGCAGGCAGTTTTTCTGCAGTAGCCAACTTCGAGTTGTCCTACCCATGA